The window GGGCCGCGCGGCTCGAGAAGTCTTCGACTCTCGACGGCGTGACGGAACAACCAGTTCTGGTTTCCCGGGATGATGATCTCGACCTCGCCCCGCTCGATCTCTTCGGGTGAGATCCATCGAGCCTGTGAGTCGGCGACGTCATCGCCCGGGCGAACCGTGCCGCCGTCGCAGGCGAACAGGAATGCGATGCTGATCATCCATTCAACCGTCTCGTCGAACGGAAAGGAGTAGCCGTGTATCACGCCGAGCGGGCGCACGCGCAGGTCCGTTCCGGCTTCCTCGCGCACTTCCCGCATCGCGGCTTCGAGCAGCGTTTCTCCCGCCTCGACTCCACCACTTACGACCTCCCAGGTACCCGTTCTTCCTCGCTTGGGTGGGCTCGACAGGATGAGGACCCGATCGAGGTCGTCGACGATGAATGCCGCCACACCGGCCGGGCTGCACGCGAATTCTCGACCACTGGGTCCGTGGACCGCGATGGGTTGCGAGTGCTTCTGTCTGGGAGGTTCTACTGGCACGAGTGAATCATACGCGGGTCGGACGCGATGAGGAGAGTGCGCAAAGAAATTTCGAGAAACAGCTATTCCTCGCGCTCGTCGATCGCGTGCAGGTGCGCGAATAGCGCTTCATTGAGCACGTCGGGAGCTTCGAGCATGAGTGCGTGGCCGGTGTCTGGCACGATCACGCACTGGGCACCGGGGATGGCCGCAGCTACGGCCTCGCCTCCGGGTGTGAGCAAGTCTTCCCCGGCAACCAGGACCAATGTCGGGACCGAAATCTCGGCCAGTTGGTTCTCGCGCGAGCCGGACCACTCGCGCAACCCACCCGCCCAGCGTTCCAGACTAGCGACCGGTACTCGAGCAACACTCTGGGAGAGGCCGCGCAGGATTCGTTTTCGCCGCGTGGCATCGGCTAGAAATGCGTTCGAGAAAAGGAACGGCAAGAGAGCGAGCGCCAGGGATGACGGCGGAAGCTGCGCGCTCAGCTCGCACCAGGCGTCCAGCACCGCGAGCAGACGCGCTTCGGCGCGCACGAGCGGCGCGATCAGGGTGAGTGAACGAACTCGTTCGGGCTGCTCGAGTGCGAGTTCCAGCGCTGCGGCCGCTCCCAGGCTGGTGCCGATCACGTGGCTGGGCGCTTCGCTCAGTGCAGCGGCGTCGTTCGCTGCGTCTGCGACCCGGTAGCACTCGGCTTCGGGAGCGTCGGAAAGCCCGACACCGCGGGGGTTCACGCCGCGAACACGATACTCCTCGGCCAACGCCGGTATCTGGTGTGCGAACGCCGAAACATCGCTTCCAAAGCCCGGCAGGAGAAGAACTGGCTCGCCATCTTCCGGCCCCTGTGTCGGGACTTCAAGGCAGATGCCTCCGGTCGCTTCGACCAGCAACTCGCGACGCTCCGAATACGCTTCGACGTCTTCTCGGGTGATGCGGCCATTCGGTCCGCTACCCGGGATCTCGTCTAGATCC of the bacterium genome contains:
- a CDS encoding NUDIX hydrolase, which encodes MPVEPPRQKHSQPIAVHGPSGREFACSPAGVAAFIVDDLDRVLILSSPPKRGRTGTWEVVSGGVEAGETLLEAAMREVREEAGTDLRVRPLGVIHGYSFPFDETVEWMISIAFLFACDGGTVRPGDDVADSQARWISPEEIERGEVEIIIPGNQNWLFRHAVESRRLLEPRGPVRLQPERDSKY
- a CDS encoding alpha/beta fold hydrolase encodes the protein MPTPIVMPKLGMSMQEGTVIAWPIALGGRVEKGEIVLTIESEKAEVEIEATDSGFFRHVYVEVDEVVPCGTLLGALTESADEEFDVEAFLASRAVPTSKVPLAGAEDLARDTAPRRPVQTRAGPTATPAARRMARERDLDLDEIPGSGPNGRITREDVEAYSERRELLVEATGGICLEVPTQGPEDGEPVLLLPGFGSDVSAFAHQIPALAEEYRVRGVNPRGVGLSDAPEAECYRVADAANDAAALSEAPSHVIGTSLGAAAALELALEQPERVRSLTLIAPLVRAEARLLAVLDAWCELSAQLPPSSLALALLPFLFSNAFLADATRRKRILRGLSQSVARVPVASLERWAGGLREWSGSRENQLAEISVPTLVLVAGEDLLTPGGEAVAAAIPGAQCVIVPDTGHALMLEAPDVLNEALFAHLHAIDEREE